Proteins from a single region of Diaphorobacter limosus:
- the cas1 gene encoding CRISPR-associated endonuclease Cas1 yields the protein MSTLFVDRRDIALEHDSGALIIRDGGERIATVPLAPITRVVLRGNAQLTASLLATLGERGIGVLVLTGRQGKPSLFFGRPHNDARLRVEQTRRSLQDDFCLAYAQRLVQRKLERQCQWIDAAREHYPAQRYPLSQALRQLQEQLPQIAHTRRLDSLRGLEGAAASGYFAGLRAVVPASLGFHERNRRPPRDPFNALLSLTYTLAHAEAAFTLHAAGLDPCIGYYHQLSHSRESLACDIMETIRPLADRLCLKLVAQQVLTAEHFSQSDAGCLLGKAGRSRYYGAYEEHAQPLRHAVQQEVRSLRQRIAPDMPEFECTRPDYDGDIYGALADSSAEAAEATP from the coding sequence ATGAGCACCCTCTTCGTTGACCGCCGCGACATTGCACTGGAGCACGACAGCGGCGCCCTCATCATTCGCGACGGCGGCGAGCGTATCGCCACCGTACCCCTGGCGCCCATTACCCGCGTCGTGCTGCGCGGCAATGCCCAGCTCACGGCCAGTCTGCTCGCCACATTGGGCGAGCGCGGCATTGGCGTGCTGGTGCTCACCGGCCGCCAGGGCAAGCCCAGCCTGTTCTTTGGCCGCCCGCACAACGACGCACGCCTGCGCGTCGAGCAAACCCGGCGCAGCCTGCAAGACGACTTTTGTCTGGCGTATGCGCAACGCCTGGTGCAGCGCAAGCTCGAACGCCAATGCCAATGGATCGATGCAGCGCGCGAGCACTACCCCGCCCAGCGCTACCCCTTGAGCCAGGCGCTGCGCCAGCTGCAAGAACAGCTGCCGCAAATCGCCCACACCCGGCGCCTGGACAGCCTGCGCGGCCTGGAGGGCGCCGCCGCCAGCGGCTACTTTGCCGGCCTGCGCGCCGTGGTGCCCGCCAGCCTGGGCTTTCATGAACGCAACCGCCGCCCGCCGCGCGACCCGTTCAACGCCCTGCTGTCGCTCACCTACACCCTGGCGCACGCCGAAGCCGCCTTTACCCTGCACGCCGCCGGGCTCGACCCCTGCATCGGCTACTACCACCAACTGAGCCACTCGCGCGAATCGCTGGCCTGCGACATCATGGAAACCATCCGCCCCCTGGCCGACCGCCTGTGCCTGAAGCTGGTGGCACAGCAGGTGCTGACGGCCGAACACTTCAGCCAAAGCGACGCCGGCTGCCTGCTGGGCAAGGCCGGGCGCAGCCGCTACTACGGCGCCTACGAAGAACACGCCCAACCGCTGCGCCACGCCGTGCAACAAGAAGTCAGATCCCTGCGCCAGCGCATTGCGCCCGACATGCCGGAATTTGAATGCACCCGCCCCGACTACGACGGCGACATCTACGGCGCGCTGGCCGACAGCAGCGCCGAAGCCGCGGAGGCCACGCCATGA
- the cas2 gene encoding CRISPR-associated endonuclease Cas2 has translation MKETIICYDITCPRRLARIHRLLKKQALPLQYSVFLFTGTALQLDRCLAQLERLMDKRHDDIRAYPLPQRGLRWSLGKATLPEGIHLGDLPAPWNGVIV, from the coding sequence ATGAAAGAAACCATCATCTGCTACGACATCACCTGCCCGCGCCGCCTGGCGCGCATACACCGACTGCTGAAGAAACAGGCGCTGCCATTGCAATACTCGGTGTTCCTGTTCACCGGAACGGCCTTGCAACTCGACCGCTGCCTGGCGCAACTGGAGCGCCTCATGGACAAGCGCCACGACGACATCCGCGCCTACCCCCTGCCACAACGCGGCCTGCGCTGGAGCCTGGGCAAAGCCACCCTGCCCGAAGGCATCCACCTGGGCGACCTTCCAGCCCCGTGGAACGGCGTCATCGTGTAG
- a CDS encoding DUF4433 domain-containing protein, with product MMPHARCCRHTPTTQESHSVVVLSLGWFQEDLQAICSGTMAAELFQYFYHLTHVSNLRSIMARGIFSHTKVRRDRIGHRDISDPAVQCWRSRAEPVYGHAVHDYAPLYLTPKNPMLYTRRAMQDEIVILCVATSVLDDTVHLFTDGNAASRDTQFSNNSAVLRNAMRALKALRWSDLPDGRRHRCAEVLVHEHVAPHFIEKIVCSNQRLARHIQATLALQADVDSSIYF from the coding sequence ATGATGCCGCACGCACGGTGCTGCCGCCACACTCCCACCACCCAAGAATCACACAGCGTTGTGGTTTTATCGCTTGGGTGGTTTCAGGAGGATTTGCAGGCGATCTGCAGTGGCACCATGGCGGCGGAGTTGTTTCAGTATTTTTATCACCTGACGCATGTGAGCAACCTGCGCTCCATCATGGCGCGTGGCATTTTCTCGCATACCAAGGTGCGGCGCGATCGCATTGGGCATCGTGATATTTCAGACCCGGCGGTGCAATGCTGGCGCAGCCGTGCCGAGCCGGTGTATGGCCATGCGGTGCATGACTACGCCCCGCTTTACTTGACGCCCAAAAACCCCATGCTGTACACCCGCCGCGCCATGCAGGATGAGATTGTGATTCTGTGCGTTGCCACTTCGGTGCTGGACGATACGGTGCATCTTTTCACTGATGGCAATGCAGCCTCGCGGGATACACAGTTTTCCAACAACTCGGCCGTCTTGCGCAATGCCATGCGCGCGCTTAAGGCATTGCGCTGGAGCGACCTGCCCGACGGCCGCCGCCATCGCTGCGCGGAGGTGCTGGTGCATGAACATGTGGCGCCGCACTTCATTGAGAAGATTGTGTGCTCCAATCAGCGCCTGGCACGCCACATTCAGGCCACGCTTGCACTGCAGGCGGATGTTGATTCTTCTATTTATTTCTGA
- a CDS encoding macro domain-containing protein → MQPAPVIRGNIFRSSCQTLVNTVNCVGVMGTGLAFECRLRYPVMFQQYAQLCADKKLDVGRLWIYKEDSRWVLNFPTKRDWKHPSKLEYLHLGLQKFMATYQGRGITSIAFPLLGAQNGGIDPVVALDLMQSYLKHCTIPVEIYQYDPQASDDLFDTFKQSLTAHSDVALKTSVGLRSDALARLRRALDNPGICQMSQLLAIPGVGEKTLEKCFRLVTQDASVKAQAEQSLFDF, encoded by the coding sequence ATGCAGCCTGCTCCAGTGATTCGCGGAAATATCTTTCGCTCTTCCTGTCAGACCCTGGTTAATACCGTTAATTGCGTCGGTGTAATGGGGACGGGGCTGGCGTTTGAATGCAGGTTGCGTTACCCGGTCATGTTTCAGCAGTATGCGCAGCTGTGTGCCGATAAAAAATTGGACGTAGGCCGCCTCTGGATATACAAAGAAGATTCGCGGTGGGTGCTGAATTTTCCTACCAAGCGCGACTGGAAGCACCCCAGCAAGCTGGAATATCTGCATCTTGGCTTGCAGAAGTTCATGGCCACCTACCAGGGGCGTGGCATTACATCCATCGCTTTTCCGCTGCTGGGCGCACAAAATGGCGGTATTGACCCCGTGGTTGCGCTTGACCTGATGCAGTCATATTTAAAGCACTGCACCATTCCTGTCGAAATTTATCAATACGACCCGCAGGCGAGCGATGATTTGTTTGACACCTTCAAGCAGTCATTGACCGCGCATTCCGATGTTGCTTTGAAAACGTCGGTCGGCTTGCGCAGCGATGCCCTGGCCCGGTTGCGCCGCGCCTTGGACAACCCGGGCATTTGCCAGATGAGCCAGTTGCTGGCCATTCCCGGCGTGGGCGAAAAGACGCTGGAGAAGTGCTTTCGCCTGGTGACGCAAGACGCTTCGGTCAAGGCACAGGCCGAGCAGTCGTTGTTTGATTTTTGA
- a CDS encoding GlsB/YeaQ/YmgE family stress response membrane protein translates to MLNLLGTLFIGLIVGWVARFLLPGKQALGLIMTSLLGVAGSFIATYAGQFLGLYPAGAAAGFIASVVGAFVLLLVATKVLK, encoded by the coding sequence ATGCTGAACCTCCTTGGCACCCTGTTCATCGGCCTGATCGTGGGCTGGGTTGCGCGCTTTTTGCTGCCCGGCAAGCAGGCCCTGGGACTGATCATGACCTCGCTGCTGGGCGTGGCGGGGTCGTTCATCGCCACCTATGCGGGCCAGTTCCTGGGCCTGTACCCGGCGGGGGCGGCGGCGGGTTTCATCGCCTCGGTGGTGGGTGCGTTCGTGCTGCTGCTCGTCGCCACCAAGGTGCTCAAGTAG
- a CDS encoding sigma-54-dependent Fis family transcriptional regulator — protein MNDSTSDDSTPTQPALLAAWLEALPEPHIVFDHDYRIVAANSAYRRQFGHGAQVVGRTCHAVSHHSPVPCDQAGETCPLARARLSGQRERVLHLHHTPAGEEYVQIELVPLRGESGQPMYFMEKMEPLRIAQGRSGAQGMIGRAPAFKALLALIARVGPSQASVLLLGESGTGKELAARAVHQASARAARPLVVVDCASLPETLFESELFGHERGAFTGAHAARAGLVEAAHGGTLFLDEVGDIPLTMQVKLLRLLESGTYRRVGQSELRRADIRLVAATHRDLQAMVREGRFRQDLYYRLSTFPIRLPALRERVQDIALLAESLLARVAPGRQLALAPAALRRLMQHPFAGNVRELRNVLERAALLTDGSTITLQTVEQALAIDAQPDTSVATPAGTPATGRATLRSMEDDILRTALRAPAGTRQEQARALGISPRTLYRKLRQLQEGETRFSQ, from the coding sequence ATGAACGACAGCACCAGCGACGACTCCACCCCCACGCAACCCGCGCTGCTGGCAGCGTGGCTGGAGGCCCTGCCCGAGCCGCACATCGTCTTTGATCACGATTACCGCATCGTTGCCGCCAACAGCGCCTACCGGCGCCAGTTCGGCCATGGAGCGCAGGTCGTGGGGCGCACCTGCCACGCGGTGTCGCACCACTCGCCCGTGCCCTGCGACCAGGCGGGCGAAACCTGCCCGCTGGCGCGCGCCCGGCTCAGCGGCCAGCGCGAGCGCGTGCTGCACCTGCACCACACGCCCGCGGGCGAGGAATATGTGCAGATCGAGCTCGTGCCGCTGCGCGGCGAATCCGGCCAGCCCATGTACTTCATGGAGAAGATGGAGCCGCTGCGCATCGCCCAGGGCCGATCCGGCGCCCAGGGAATGATCGGGCGCGCGCCAGCCTTCAAGGCCCTGCTGGCGCTGATTGCCCGCGTCGGCCCGTCGCAGGCCAGCGTGCTGCTGCTGGGCGAATCGGGCACCGGCAAGGAGCTGGCCGCGCGCGCCGTGCACCAGGCCAGCGCGCGCGCAGCACGCCCCCTGGTGGTGGTGGACTGCGCCAGCCTGCCCGAGACCCTGTTCGAAAGCGAGCTGTTCGGCCACGAGCGCGGCGCCTTCACCGGCGCCCACGCGGCGCGCGCCGGCCTGGTCGAGGCCGCGCATGGCGGCACCCTGTTTCTGGACGAAGTGGGCGACATCCCCCTGACCATGCAGGTCAAGCTGCTGCGCCTGCTGGAGAGCGGCACCTACCGCCGCGTGGGCCAGAGCGAGTTGCGCCGCGCCGACATCCGCCTGGTGGCGGCCACGCACCGCGACCTGCAGGCCATGGTGCGCGAGGGGCGCTTTCGCCAGGACCTGTACTACCGCCTGAGCACCTTCCCCATACGCCTGCCGGCACTGCGCGAGCGTGTGCAGGACATTGCGCTGCTGGCCGAGTCGCTGCTGGCGCGCGTGGCGCCGGGCCGGCAGCTGGCGCTGGCGCCCGCGGCCCTGCGCCGCCTGATGCAGCACCCCTTTGCCGGCAACGTGCGCGAGCTGCGCAACGTGCTGGAGCGCGCCGCATTGCTGACCGACGGCAGCACGATCACGCTGCAGACGGTGGAGCAGGCGCTGGCCATCGACGCGCAGCCGGACACATCGGTGGCCACGCCTGCGGGCACGCCGGCCACCGGGCGCGCCACGCTGCGCAGCATGGAAGACGACATCCTGCGCACCGCCCTGCGGGCCCCGGCCGGCACACGCCAGGAACAGGCACGCGCCCTGGGCATCAGCCCGCGCACGCTGTACCGCAAGCTGCGGCAGCTGCAGGAAGGCGAAACCAGGTTCAGTCAGTAG
- the ccoG gene encoding cytochrome c oxidase accessory protein CcoG — MTTPPPPSTPAKYIRLYEAKQKVYPRAIDGVFNRWRWVLLVVTQLVFYGLPWLQWGGRQMVLFDLGARRFYLFGLVLYPQDFIYLTGLLIISALSLFLFTAVAGRLWCGFACPQTVYTKLFMWLETHIEGDRSARMRLDKAPWTSGEKLWRKGLKQFTWISVALWTGFSFVGFFVPIRQLGAELLALHGSWQLFWIGLYSLATYGFAGYMREQVCKYMCPYARFQSAMFDKDTLVVTYDSQRGEPRGARSKKVVDYKAAGLGDCIDCSLCVQVCPTGIDIRNGLQYECIGCGLCVDACDSVMDKVQYPRGLIRFATQNGMTQRWSSAQMLRRVLRPRVLLYGSVLLALSIAMLISLATRIPLKVDVVRDRAALARIVAGGQLENIYRLQIMNATEGVQRYRIATRGLEGLHVATDNEVEIGPAESRWVVVRLQLPFGAAPQGSHTVHFDVQALGDGAQVSEKSVFLVPR; from the coding sequence ATGACCACACCTCCGCCGCCCTCCACGCCCGCCAAGTACATACGCCTGTACGAGGCCAAGCAGAAGGTCTATCCGCGCGCCATCGACGGGGTGTTCAACCGCTGGCGCTGGGTGCTGCTGGTGGTCACCCAGCTGGTGTTCTACGGCCTGCCCTGGCTGCAATGGGGTGGGCGGCAGATGGTGCTGTTCGACCTGGGGGCGCGGCGCTTCTACCTGTTTGGCCTGGTGCTGTACCCGCAGGACTTCATCTACCTGACCGGGCTGCTCATCATCTCGGCGCTGTCGCTGTTTCTGTTCACCGCCGTGGCTGGGCGCCTGTGGTGCGGTTTTGCCTGCCCGCAGACGGTGTACACCAAGCTCTTCATGTGGCTGGAGACACATATCGAGGGCGACCGCAGCGCGCGCATGCGCCTGGACAAGGCGCCCTGGACTTCCGGGGAGAAGCTCTGGCGCAAGGGTCTCAAGCAGTTCACCTGGATCAGCGTGGCGCTGTGGACGGGCTTCAGCTTTGTCGGTTTCTTTGTGCCCATACGCCAGCTCGGCGCCGAGCTGCTGGCCCTGCACGGCAGTTGGCAGCTGTTCTGGATCGGGCTGTACAGCCTGGCGACCTATGGCTTTGCCGGCTACATGCGCGAGCAGGTGTGCAAATACATGTGCCCCTACGCGCGTTTTCAGAGCGCCATGTTCGACAAGGACACGCTGGTCGTCACCTACGACAGCCAGCGTGGCGAGCCCCGCGGCGCGCGCAGCAAGAAGGTGGTGGACTACAAGGCCGCGGGCCTGGGCGACTGCATCGACTGCTCGCTGTGCGTGCAGGTCTGCCCCACGGGCATAGACATTCGCAACGGCCTGCAGTACGAGTGCATAGGCTGCGGCCTGTGCGTGGACGCCTGCGACTCGGTCATGGACAAGGTGCAGTACCCGCGCGGGCTGATCCGCTTTGCCACGCAGAACGGCATGACCCAGCGCTGGAGCAGCGCGCAGATGCTGCGCCGCGTGCTGCGCCCGCGTGTGCTGCTGTATGGCAGCGTGCTGCTGGCGCTGAGCATTGCCATGCTCATCAGCCTGGCCACGCGCATCCCGCTGAAGGTGGACGTGGTGCGCGACCGCGCGGCGCTGGCGCGCATCGTCGCCGGCGGCCAGCTGGAGAACATCTACCGCCTGCAGATCATGAATGCCACCGAGGGCGTGCAGCGCTACCGCATAGCGACCCGCGGCCTGGAGGGCCTGCATGTGGCCACCGACAACGAGGTGGAGATAGGCCCGGCCGAATCGCGCTGGGTGGTGGTGCGGCTGCAGCTGCCCTTCGGCGCGGCGCCCCAGGGTTCGCACACCGTGCACTTTGATGTGCAGGCGCTGGGCGACGGGGCGCAGGTGTCGGAGAAGTCAGTGTTTTTGGTGCCAAGATAG
- a CDS encoding PACE efflux transporter produces the protein MKTSPSATGLQGPVRRFVFVTLYELIAIIVSSVLFMAIGLEAGASGVMAVVASTLAIVWNITFNHLFERWEARQTVKGRSVRRRAVHAMGFEGGLALMLIPLMAWWFEVSLWQATWMEAGLLLFFLVYTYAFNWAFDHIFGLPASAQPASLPAA, from the coding sequence ATGAAAACAAGCCCTTCGGCCACCGGCCTGCAAGGCCCGGTGCGCCGTTTCGTATTTGTCACGCTCTACGAGCTGATCGCCATCATCGTCTCCAGCGTGCTGTTCATGGCCATTGGCCTGGAGGCGGGCGCCTCGGGCGTGATGGCGGTGGTCGCGTCCACGCTGGCCATTGTCTGGAACATCACCTTCAACCACCTGTTCGAGCGCTGGGAGGCACGCCAGACGGTCAAGGGCCGCTCGGTGCGCCGCCGCGCGGTGCATGCCATGGGCTTCGAGGGCGGGTTGGCGCTGATGCTGATTCCGCTGATGGCCTGGTGGTTCGAGGTCAGCCTGTGGCAGGCGACATGGATGGAGGCCGGGCTGCTGCTGTTCTTCCTGGTCTACACCTACGCCTTCAACTGGGCCTTCGACCATATCTTCGGCCTGCCGGCCTCGGCGCAGCCAGCAAGCCTGCCAGCAGCATGA
- a CDS encoding Glu/Leu/Phe/Val dehydrogenase, translating into MTTPASTHALPSYLDPNHLGPWGVYLQQVDRVTPYLGSLARWVETLKRPKRALIVDVPIEMDNGTIAHFEGYRVQHNLSRGPGKGGVRFHQDVTLSEVMALSAWMSIKNAAVNVPYGGAKGGIRVDPKKLSRSELERLTRRYTSEIGIIIGPSKDIPAPDVNTNAQVMAWMMDTYSQNVGATSTGVVTGKPVDLGGSLGRVEATGRGVFTVGCEAARLTGMAIEGARVAVQGFGNVGGTAGKLFAEAGAKVVAVQDHTGSIHNAKGLDVPALLAHVQQTGGVGGFAGADAMANDEFWGVACDILIPAALESQITQDNAGKIQAKMVIEGANGPTTPEADDILHDKGVLVVPDVIANAGGVTVSYFEWVQDFSSFFWTEEEINARLVRIMKEAFAGVWQVAQDNKVSLRTATFIVACKRMLHAREMRGLYP; encoded by the coding sequence ATGACCACCCCCGCCAGCACACATGCCCTGCCCTCCTACCTCGATCCCAACCACCTCGGCCCCTGGGGCGTCTACCTGCAGCAGGTCGATCGCGTCACGCCCTACCTGGGCAGCCTGGCGCGCTGGGTCGAGACGCTCAAGCGCCCCAAGCGCGCGCTGATCGTCGACGTGCCGATCGAGATGGACAACGGCACCATCGCCCACTTCGAGGGCTACCGCGTGCAGCACAACCTGAGCCGCGGCCCGGGCAAGGGCGGCGTGCGCTTCCACCAGGACGTGACGCTGTCCGAGGTGATGGCCCTGTCGGCCTGGATGTCGATCAAGAACGCGGCCGTGAACGTGCCCTACGGCGGCGCCAAGGGCGGCATCCGCGTTGACCCCAAGAAGCTCTCGCGCAGCGAGCTCGAGCGCCTGACGCGCCGCTACACCAGCGAGATCGGCATCATCATCGGCCCGTCCAAGGACATCCCCGCGCCCGACGTGAACACCAACGCCCAGGTCATGGCCTGGATGATGGACACCTATTCGCAGAACGTCGGCGCCACCTCCACCGGCGTGGTCACCGGCAAGCCCGTGGACCTGGGCGGCTCGCTGGGCCGCGTGGAAGCCACCGGCCGCGGCGTGTTCACCGTGGGCTGCGAGGCCGCGCGCCTGACCGGCATGGCCATTGAAGGCGCACGCGTGGCGGTGCAGGGCTTTGGCAACGTGGGCGGCACGGCCGGCAAGCTGTTTGCCGAGGCCGGCGCCAAGGTGGTGGCGGTGCAGGACCACACTGGCAGCATCCACAACGCCAAGGGCCTGGACGTGCCGGCTCTGCTGGCGCATGTGCAGCAGACCGGCGGCGTGGGCGGCTTTGCCGGCGCCGACGCCATGGCCAATGACGAGTTCTGGGGCGTGGCCTGCGACATCCTGATCCCCGCCGCGCTGGAGAGCCAAATCACCCAGGACAACGCGGGCAAGATCCAGGCCAAGATGGTCATCGAGGGCGCCAACGGCCCCACCACGCCCGAGGCCGACGACATCCTGCACGACAAGGGCGTGCTGGTGGTGCCCGACGTGATCGCCAACGCCGGCGGCGTGACGGTGAGCTACTTCGAGTGGGTGCAGGACTTCTCCAGCTTCTTCTGGACCGAGGAGGAGATCAACGCCCGCCTGGTGCGCATCATGAAGGAGGCCTTCGCCGGCGTCTGGCAGGTGGCACAGGACAACAAGGTGTCGTTGCGCACGGCCACCTTCATCGTGGCCTGCAAGCGCATGCTGCATGCCCGCGAGATGCGCGGCCTGTATCCCTGA
- a CDS encoding CaiB/BaiF CoA-transferase family protein — protein MSQSDSSPTAGALSHLRVLDLSRVLAGPWCTQNLADMGADVIKIEKPGEGDDTRHWGPPFFPDAQGQPTSNACYFASCNRNKRSVTVDMATPEGQELIRELARQSDVVVENFKTGGLARYGLDYASLSALNPRLIYCSVTGFGQTGPYAPRAGYDLLIQAMSGMMSITGRADGEPGGGPLRVGVAVIDLFTGMYATTAILGALEARHRTGRGQHIDMALLDVAMAMLANQGAGFLNAGNIPKRQGNTHPSVVPYQDFPTQDGNMLLAIGNDGQFARFCEAAGVDWASDERFTLNAGRVIHRETLIPMMAELTRTRPTAAWIKLLEDKAVPCGPINHVGQAFDDEQVRARGLRIEQDRYPDGQLPAGESINRVVSTASPLRLSDTPVTLRHAPPALGQHTDEVLAERLGLDAARLQELRAKGVV, from the coding sequence ATGTCCCAATCTGATTCCTCCCCCACCGCCGGCGCCCTGAGCCATCTGCGCGTGCTCGACCTGTCGCGCGTGCTGGCCGGCCCCTGGTGCACGCAAAACCTGGCCGACATGGGCGCCGACGTCATCAAGATAGAAAAGCCCGGCGAGGGCGACGACACGCGCCACTGGGGCCCGCCCTTCTTTCCTGACGCGCAGGGCCAGCCCACCAGCAATGCCTGCTACTTCGCGTCCTGCAACCGCAACAAGCGCTCCGTCACCGTGGACATGGCCACGCCCGAGGGCCAGGAGCTGATCCGCGAGCTGGCCCGGCAAAGCGACGTGGTGGTGGAGAACTTCAAGACCGGGGGGCTGGCGCGCTACGGCCTGGATTACGCGAGCCTGTCGGCGCTCAACCCGCGCCTGATCTACTGCTCGGTCACCGGCTTTGGCCAGACCGGGCCATATGCGCCGCGCGCCGGCTACGACCTGCTGATCCAGGCCATGAGCGGCATGATGAGCATCACCGGCCGCGCCGATGGCGAGCCCGGCGGCGGCCCGCTGCGCGTGGGCGTGGCGGTGATCGACCTGTTCACCGGCATGTACGCCACCACCGCCATCCTGGGTGCACTGGAGGCGCGCCACCGCACCGGGCGCGGCCAGCATATCGACATGGCGCTGCTGGACGTGGCCATGGCCATGCTGGCCAACCAGGGCGCGGGCTTCCTGAACGCCGGCAACATCCCGAAGCGCCAGGGCAACACGCACCCCAGCGTCGTGCCCTACCAGGACTTCCCCACGCAGGACGGCAACATGCTGCTGGCCATAGGCAATGACGGCCAGTTCGCGCGCTTTTGCGAGGCCGCGGGCGTGGACTGGGCGAGCGACGAGCGCTTCACGCTGAACGCCGGCCGTGTCATCCACCGCGAAACGCTGATCCCGATGATGGCCGAGCTCACCCGCACCCGCCCCACGGCCGCCTGGATCAAGCTGCTGGAGGACAAGGCCGTGCCCTGCGGCCCCATTAACCATGTGGGCCAGGCGTTTGACGACGAGCAGGTGCGCGCGCGCGGCCTGCGCATCGAGCAGGATCGCTACCCCGACGGCCAGCTGCCGGCCGGCGAGAGCATCAACCGCGTGGTCAGCACGGCCAGCCCGCTGCGCCTGTCCGACACCCCCGTCACCCTGCGCCACGCCCCCCCGGCCCTGGGCCAGCACACGGACGAGGTGCTGGCAGAGCGCCTGGGGCTGGACGCGGCGCGCTTGCAGGAGCTGCGCGCCAAGGGGGTGGTGTGA
- a CDS encoding LysR substrate-binding domain-containing protein, with translation MAMHFDLVDLRLMVHIADANSMTRGAELSFISLPAASTRIKNLEESIGTKLLYRTSQGVTLTPPGQAFMTHARMVLSQIEHLRGDMQEYVRGIKGHVRVFANTTSSGEFLPPVLRHFLRQHPDVNIDLRERLSHDIVRAVTEGQTDIGIVAGLVRTENLETLPYRRDRLVLVLPRGHTLDGQMQIAFADTLDLDYVGLHESSAIHAFLRQASDQLHRPIKQRIQVSNFETACRMIEAGVGVGVLPESAASRHAQSMDIAIVPLADAWSVREMQICVRSLEALPSFAQELVQMLVDDAQGRLALG, from the coding sequence ATGGCCATGCATTTCGACCTTGTGGACTTGCGCCTGATGGTGCATATCGCCGACGCCAACAGCATGACGCGTGGCGCCGAGCTGTCCTTCATCTCCCTGCCCGCGGCCAGCACGCGCATCAAGAACCTGGAGGAGAGCATTGGCACCAAGCTGCTCTACCGCACCAGCCAGGGCGTGACGCTGACGCCACCGGGCCAGGCCTTCATGACGCACGCGCGCATGGTGCTCTCGCAGATCGAGCACCTGCGCGGCGACATGCAGGAATATGTGCGCGGCATCAAGGGCCATGTGCGCGTGTTTGCCAACACCACCTCGTCGGGCGAGTTTCTGCCGCCGGTGCTGCGCCACTTTTTGCGCCAGCACCCGGACGTGAACATAGACCTGCGCGAGCGCCTGTCGCACGACATCGTGCGCGCCGTGACCGAGGGGCAGACCGACATCGGCATCGTCGCCGGCCTGGTGCGCACCGAGAACCTGGAGACCCTGCCCTACCGCCGCGACCGCCTGGTGCTGGTGCTGCCGCGCGGCCACACGCTGGACGGCCAGATGCAGATCGCCTTTGCCGACACGCTGGATCTGGACTATGTGGGCCTGCACGAATCGAGCGCCATCCACGCCTTTCTGCGCCAGGCCAGCGACCAGCTGCACCGGCCCATCAAGCAGCGCATACAGGTAAGCAACTTCGAGACCGCCTGCCGCATGATCGAGGCCGGCGTCGGCGTGGGCGTGCTGCCCGAGTCGGCCGCCAGCCGCCATGCGCAGTCCATGGACATCGCCATCGTGCCGCTGGCCGACGCCTGGTCGGTGCGCGAGATGCAGATCTGCGTGCGCAGCCTGGAGGCCCTGCCCAGCTTTGCGCAGGAGCTGGTGCAGATGCTGGTGGACGACGCGCAGGGGCGGCTGGCGCTGGGCTGA